The Methanopyrus kandleri AV19 DNA segment GTCCGACGACCGGGATTACCTACGTTACCTACGATGTGCGCTGATATCCGATCTCGTGGCGTGCGTTAGCCTCCTGGGTGTGCTCGAGATCTACGCTTTCTCTCTCACCGTGAGTCCGGCGGCCATCCCGGTGGCCATCCCCGCGATCCTCCTCCTGGCCGGCATGACGTACCTGTTGAAGACCTTGCTGGAGTCCTCCCCGCTCGCCGGCGTGGTGGACAGGATAACGTATCACATGTGTATCCTGTCGGCGGGAACTTGCGACCCCGTCATCTCGATGCAATTGCAGCCCCCGGGCGATCTAATGGACATCCCGCCGTACGCGTTCGGCCTCGTGTACGGTCTCACGGTTTTAGCACCCATCATCCTACTCTTTGGGACCTTGATGCCCGCGGGAGCGGTGCTGGAGCCGTTCGAATACCCGTTGGAGGACTCTCCGATCCCGGGTCTGATCCTAGTGGCGGACATCGTCCGGCCGTTCACGCTATGCACGGTGATACTCGACGTCCTGTCGGAGGTGTTATCGGCGGTCCTCTTACCGGGTGAAGTCGTCAGGAAGGCGGTGGCCGCCCTCGGCCGGTCGGTGATGAGCCTGTTAGGCATCGGTCCCTCGGGTGAGGGAGCCCGAGCGGAACCCGCCGGTGGATCCGGGGCGCCGAGGGCGTCCCTCAACGCTCACCGGTACTCCCTTTGGAACCCCCTCCAAATAACCCTCTAAGCCGATCCGGACGTCGGGGGGTCGTACCGTGGGGTGTCTCCCGACCGTGCTCGCCGCCTTAGCGGCCATCTTCGTCGTGGGAGGGGTCGCGACGGCGACCGATGACACCTATCCCCATCATTATGTCAAGTTTCGGATCGAGCCGAAGATACAGTCCGTGGAGGTACCGTCCGAGGTCGTAGCGGAGGGTGGGACCGCCGAGGTACCCGTGAAAGTTACGGTCACCTGGACTGGCAATTACCCGTGCACGATCAAGCGCACACCGACCAGGATGACGTTCGCGGTCGACGGGAACGTGGTGAACACGCAGATGATCACCCCACCGTACAAGGTCGGGGACACCAGGACGGTGAGCACGACCCTGAGGCTCACGCCGGGCGAGCACGAGATCACGGTGACGGTGAGGTTCCCGAACCTCTGCAGTACGGGATCGCCGGTGGAACCGACACGAAGAGCGTCAGGGTCGTCGTAAGGGTCGGAACGTCACGATCCGGGCACGAGGTGTCGGAACGGCAGGAGGAACGATTGGGAGAGGAGCGGCAGGATCAGGGCCAGCGGGAGGGACAATCGTGTGAGAAGAGGGGGAAGGAGAGGGAGAAGAAGAGGGGCAAACTACCCGTCCTCCCACCTCCGGTGATCCCGAGGAGGCGACGCCCGTAACGGGGACGAACTCGAGACGCGACATCTCAACGGCCCACCTCCCCTACCCCGCCTCGACGTCCGTCGGCGTCGCGGGCGACGTCCCCGGCTCGCCTCGAGATCACGCCCCGGATGCACGCTCGGTGAGCCCGACAGCGGGGACGTCCTCGCCATCTAGGGTTGGTTCCCTCGGTCGGATCTGGAACCTCGATCACCCGAGACGGTTGCTCATCACTCGATCGTCGGTGACCGAGCCCGTCACGGACGTTGGGCTCATCCGCTACCAGTCCGACTTGACATCCCGAACGGTGGTGTTACTGTAGTCCGACGATCGTACGTGAACTATGCACAAACTATGTGACATTAGCATGAGCATTAGTCGACGATCGTACGTAGATGTTCTTACTCGCGTCGCCCGTGCCGGAGTTTCCAGCGCTCTAACTCGAACTCCACGTCGGGGATCTCGTGTTTCCCATCTAATGACTCCCTCCTGGAGCGGATGACCTTCCTCAAGTGACTCGAGTAGTGGGCGGGCCAGCTCCCGAGGGCCCTGATCAGGAAGGATTCCAACCGGTCGGGTAGCTTCTCCAACACGTCCCGGATCCGCGGTGAGTCGGAGGGTCTGGCGTCGAAGGTCAGGGCGAGCCCACGAGCCAACACCCGTCGAGCCCGTTTGTATGGCAGGTCCGAGACTTCGGTGAGCAGGGTCTTGAGCACCGAGCGGAGGTTACGCATCAAATGCCGGGCTAGTTCGAGGACTTCCTCACGATCTAAAGAAACCAGCCACTCGACGAAGGAAACACTCTCGTTCTCGGGTTTACCCAGGTAGAGGGTGCGCCCGTGCTCGAACTTCGAATCCCGCCTCCACCTCGCGACGTAGTACGGACCGCAGGTACTACCGTTGACCGTCCGGTAGGTCACCTCCAGACTCGGCTTCTTCCTCCGGCGGTATACTTCCCGGAGTACCCGAAGGGCTCGGATGCGCTCGACAGGATCATGGGGTATCGGGA contains these protein-coding regions:
- a CDS encoding DUF1678 family protein: MVTSHVPIPHDPVERIRALRVLREVYRRRKKPSLEVTYRTVNGSTCGPYYVARWRRDSKFEHGRTLYLGKPENESVSFVEWLVSLDREEVLELARHLMRNLRSVLKTLLTEVSDLPYKRARRVLARGLALTFDARPSDSPRIRDVLEKLPDRLESFLIRALGSWPAHYSSHLRKVIRSRRESLDGKHEIPDVEFELERWKLRHGRRE